One stretch of Diabrotica undecimpunctata isolate CICGRU chromosome 5, icDiaUnde3, whole genome shotgun sequence DNA includes these proteins:
- the Vamp7 gene encoding vesicle-associated membrane protein 7: MPILYSVICRGSTVLVKYATCAGNFGEVTEQIISKIPPHNDKLTYSHGNYLFHYILENRILYMCITDDEFERSRAFLYLNQIKRRFQSTYGASAETAIAYAMNSEFSTVLATEMKLYSESHDLDTISRVHSELDELKNIMVKNIDNITMRGEKLELLVNKADDLNQGSVTFRTTSRNLARSMFWKNIKMYVIIGVVIAVIVYFIISISCGGLLWQGCISKK, encoded by the exons ATGCCCATTTTGTATAGTGTTATTTGTCGGGGGAGTACTGTTTTGGTGAAATACGCAACATGTGCTGGTAATTTTGGAGAAGTTACTGAACAAATTATATCTAAGATTCCTCCTCATAATGATAAGCTTACATACTCTCATGGGAACTATCTTTTCCACTATATTCTAGAAAATAGAATTTTATATATGTGTATAACAGATGAT GAATTTGAACGAAGTCGTGCATTTTTATATCTTAATCAAATTAAAAGAAGATTCCAATCCACATATGGAGCAAGTGCAGAGACAGCTATTGCCTATGCTATGAATTCAGAATTCTCAACAGTTTTGGCCACTGAAATGAAACTTTACTCAGAATCTCATGATCTTGACACAATATCGAGAGTACACAGCGAATTAGATGAGTTAAAGAATATAATGGTCAAAAATATAG ATAACATTACAATGAGAGGAGAAAAACTAGAACTACTTGTCAACAAAGCAGACGATCTTAATCAAGGG TCGGTCACATTTAGAACTACGAGCAGAAACCTAGCCAGATCAATGTTCTGGAAAAATATTAAGATGTACGTCATCATTGGCGTCGTTATTGCTGTGATCGTCTATTTTATCATCTCCATTTCTTGCGGAGGCTTATTGTGGCAAGGATGTATttcgaaaaaataa